A region of Ictidomys tridecemlineatus isolate mIctTri1 chromosome 4, mIctTri1.hap1, whole genome shotgun sequence DNA encodes the following proteins:
- the Cd5 gene encoding T-cell surface glycoprotein CD5: MGSQHLLLAAAYLLGTLVTSCLGWFSLEDPDLQVRLTGSNSRCQGQLQVLSHTRVLWHSVCSESWHGALRHGEVSQQAARLCQKLRCGDSLGLTTYSRFNTPQNQIVCQGPRGSFSNCSTDSSSKCHPLSLVCLEPQKTTPPPTSPPTTMTPEPTAPPRLQLVAGPRGLRCAGVVEFYSGSLGGTISYENHHGLQGLGDLLCGALQCGSLKQPPEAKAVEPQDPAERWARRLLPIRWQIQNSSCASLHQCFRKTPAQEGGQALSLVCSDFQPKVQSRLVGGGSVCKGTVEVRQATQWAALCDSHVSRGPARWAELCQEQKCNGLVSYHPLDASETSSGFSCPQEKLSQCHELQEKKTFCKRVFVTCQDPNPAGLAAGTVVSIILALVLLAVLLVVCGPLAYKKLVKKFRQKKQRQWIGPTGMNQNMSFHRNHTATVRSQVENPTASCVDNEYSQPPRNSHLSAYPALEGALNRSSTQPDNSSDSDYDLHVAQRL; this comes from the exons ATGGGGTCCCAGCATCTGCTGCTGGCCGCTGCGTACCTGCTGGGGACGCTGG TCACTTCCTGCCTCGGTTGGTTCAGCCTGGAGGACCCAG ATCTCCAGGTGAGGCTGACCGGCTCCAACTCCAGGTGCCAGGGCCAGCTGCAGGTCTTGAGTCACACCAGGGTCCTGTGGCACTCGGTGTGCAGTGAGAGCTGGCACGGGGCGCTGCGCCACGGGGAGGTCTCCCAGCAGGCCGCCAGACTCTGCCAGAAGCTGCGCTGCGGGGACTCCCTGGGCCTGACCACCTACTCCCGCTTCAACACGCCCCAGAACCAGATCGTCTGCCAGGGGCCCCGGGGGTCCTTCTCCAACTGCAGCACAGACTCGTCATCCAAGTGCCACCCGCTGAGCCTCGTCTGCTTAG AGCCCCAGAAGACGACACCTCCACCCACAAGCCCCCCGACCACCATGACTCCAGAGCCCACAG CACCCCCCAGGCTGCAGCTGGTGGCGGGGCCCCGGGGCCTGCGGTGTGCCGGCGTGGTGGAGTTCTACAGCGGCAGCCTGGGGGGCACCATCAGCTACGAGAACCACCACGGGCTCCAGGGCCTGGGAGACCTCCTCTGCGGTGCCCTCCAGTGTGGCTCCTTGAAGCAGCCTCCCGAGGCCAAGGCAGTAGAACCCCAAGACCCAGCAGAGCGCTGGGCACGCAGGCTCTTGCCAATCCGATGGCAAATCCAGAACTCCAGCTGCGCCTCCCTGCACCAGTGCTTCAGGaaaaccccagcccaggagggcGGCCAGGCTCTCAGCCTGGTCTGCTCAG ATTTCCAGCCCAAGGTCCAGAGCCGCCTGGTGGGGGGCGGCAGTGTGTGTAAGGGCACCGTGGAGGTGCGCCAGGCCACCCAGTGGGCAGCCCTGTGTGACAGCCATGTGAGCAGGGGCCCAGCTCGGTGGGCGGAGCTGTGCCAGGAGCAGAAGTGCAACGGCCTCGTCTCCTACCACCCGCTGGACGCCAGTGAGACCTCCAGCGGGTTCTCCTGTCCCCAGGAGAAGCTGTCCCAATGCCACGAACTTCAGGAGAAAAAAACCTTCTGCAAGAGGGTGTTTGTCACAT GCCAGGACCCCAACCCTGCAGGCCTGGCTGCAGGCACCGTGGTGAGCATCATCCTAGCCCTGGTGCTCCTGGCCGTGCTGCTGGTCGTGTGTGGCCCTCTCGCCTATAAGAAGCTGGTGAAGAAAT TTCGCCAGAAGAAGCAACGCCAGTGGATCGGCCCCACAGGAATGAACCAGAACA TGTCTTTCCATCGCAACCACACTGCGACCGTCCGGTCCCAGGTCGAGAACCCCACAGCCTCCTGTGTGGATAATGAGTACAGCCAGCCCCCCAGGAACTCCCACCTGTCGGCCTATCCAG CTCTGGAAGGGGCCCTGAATCGCTCCTCTACCCAGCCTGACAACTCCTCTGACAGCGACTATGACCTGCACGTGGCTCAGAGGCTGTAG